One Bacteroidia bacterium DNA window includes the following coding sequences:
- a CDS encoding ketoacyl-ACP synthase III produces the protein MITAAITGVSHYLPDYILTNAELEKMVETTSDWIVERTGILERRILKGPYGTSDMAVEAIKKLLTKKQIAPESIELLICATTTPDMVFPATANVICDKAGLKRAWGFDLQAACSGFVYALTTASQFIQSGQYKRILVVGADKMSSIIDYEDRNTCVIFGDGAGVVLLEPNTEGYGLLDSALYSDGSGRAHLHMKAGGSLKPATAETVQNKEHFVYQEGKQVFKFAVSKMAEATLEIMRRNQLTSEDIAWLVPHQANKRIIDSTGERMGIPPEKVMLNIQKYGNTTSGTIPICLSEWEHLLKKGDNLILATFGGGFTWGASWVKWAYNPT, from the coding sequence ATGATTACAGCCGCGATTACGGGCGTTTCTCATTATTTGCCGGATTATATCCTGACTAACGCTGAGTTAGAGAAAATGGTGGAAACCACCTCAGATTGGATTGTTGAAAGAACAGGCATTTTAGAAAGACGTATCCTGAAAGGACCTTACGGAACTTCGGATATGGCAGTTGAAGCGATTAAGAAATTACTTACGAAAAAACAGATAGCCCCTGAATCTATCGAACTGCTGATTTGCGCAACCACTACGCCGGATATGGTTTTTCCGGCTACTGCCAATGTTATTTGCGATAAGGCCGGCCTAAAACGTGCATGGGGCTTTGATTTACAGGCTGCTTGCTCCGGCTTTGTGTATGCACTCACAACCGCCTCACAATTTATTCAGTCAGGACAATATAAACGAATCTTGGTAGTTGGAGCAGATAAAATGTCTTCTATCATTGATTATGAAGACCGAAATACCTGTGTTATTTTTGGGGACGGAGCAGGAGTTGTATTGTTAGAACCCAATACAGAAGGATACGGATTACTGGATTCAGCCTTGTATAGCGACGGTTCCGGACGTGCACACCTACACATGAAAGCCGGTGGAAGCCTAAAACCGGCAACAGCAGAAACGGTTCAAAATAAAGAACACTTTGTTTACCAAGAAGGAAAACAAGTGTTCAAATTTGCGGTTTCCAAAATGGCCGAAGCAACCTTAGAAATCATGCGCCGAAATCAATTAACTTCGGAAGATATTGCATGGTTAGTTCCTCACCAAGCCAATAAGCGAATTATTGATTCTACCGGCGAAAGAATGGGAATACCACCCGAAAAAGTTATGCTCAATATCCAAAAATATGGAAACACCACCTCCGGAACCATTCCTATTTGCTTATCTGAATGGGAACACTTACTCAAAAAAGGAGATAACTTAATCTTAGCTACCTTTGGAGGCGGGTTCACCTGGGGAGCATCTTGGGTAAAATGGGCATATAACCCCACATAA
- a CDS encoding DUF177 domain-containing protein translates to MGKKQQDFCLEIPKLKLGEQTFSFDLNNDFWDLFQGGLITHGQVSYQVTVVKFANQLDVSFKADGKVELACDRCTQPFETAIHSVNRVIYSYTPPISGQEQTDFVSINRNQVFLDISQEMYDFVCISLPNKRIPTDCPGERCPAEVLKILGINQPETTQDAETIDPRWAELTKLKSTLK, encoded by the coding sequence ATGGGTAAAAAGCAACAAGACTTTTGCTTGGAAATCCCAAAATTAAAATTAGGAGAACAAACATTTAGCTTTGACCTTAATAATGATTTTTGGGATCTGTTTCAAGGAGGTTTAATTACACACGGGCAGGTTAGTTATCAAGTAACCGTAGTTAAGTTTGCCAACCAGCTTGATGTCAGTTTTAAAGCAGACGGAAAGGTTGAATTGGCTTGCGACCGTTGTACGCAACCATTTGAAACGGCTATTCATAGCGTTAATCGGGTGATTTATAGCTATACACCTCCCATTTCAGGACAAGAACAAACTGATTTTGTATCAATCAATCGGAATCAGGTTTTCTTAGATATTTCTCAGGAGATGTATGATTTTGTTTGTATTTCACTCCCAAACAAACGAATCCCTACGGATTGCCCTGGAGAACGTTGTCCGGCTGAGGTACTTAAAATACTGGGTATCAACCAACCAGAAACAACTCAAGATGCGGAAACTATTGACCCTCGCTGGGCAGAACTGACAAAATTAAAATCAACACTTAAATAA
- the plsX gene encoding phosphate acyltransferase PlsX, translating into MRIGLDVMGGDYYPHAPIAGVIQALDALKSEEKVILFGQQAVIETELAKYSISASKIEILHCEDVIEMDEHPAKAFTAKTKSSIATGYRMLKAQQIDAFISAGNTGAMLVGSVLGLGTIQGIQRPTIGAIYPNGNQPILILDVGANADAKPEYLAQWAIIGTIYMTEIFNMPKPRVGLLNIGEEKSKGNALTQNAYPLLEKETGINFIGNVEGRDFNKNKADIIVCDGFVGNIILKFAESFYEVMKPKIADTDFVELYNFENYGGIPILGVQGVAIIGHGISGPTAYKNMILRAKDIVQANLINKLTAAFLTQNAE; encoded by the coding sequence ATGCGTATTGGTTTGGATGTCATGGGGGGAGATTACTACCCCCATGCCCCTATCGCTGGAGTTATTCAAGCCTTAGATGCCTTAAAATCTGAGGAAAAAGTCATTCTATTTGGGCAGCAGGCTGTAATCGAAACAGAATTAGCTAAATACTCTATTTCAGCCTCAAAAATAGAAATACTTCATTGTGAGGATGTTATAGAAATGGATGAGCACCCGGCAAAGGCTTTTACAGCTAAGACTAAATCTTCGATTGCTACCGGATACCGGATGCTAAAAGCACAGCAAATAGACGCTTTTATTAGTGCTGGAAACACCGGAGCAATGTTGGTCGGATCTGTATTAGGCTTGGGAACCATCCAAGGAATTCAACGCCCTACCATCGGCGCAATTTACCCAAATGGGAATCAGCCAATCCTGATTCTGGACGTTGGTGCTAATGCTGATGCAAAGCCGGAATACTTAGCGCAATGGGCTATAATCGGCACTATTTACATGACCGAAATATTTAATATGCCAAAACCAAGAGTTGGTTTATTGAATATCGGAGAAGAAAAAAGCAAAGGCAATGCGCTTACCCAAAATGCCTACCCACTTTTAGAAAAAGAAACAGGTATCAACTTTATTGGAAACGTAGAAGGCCGAGACTTTAACAAGAATAAAGCAGATATTATTGTATGCGACGGTTTTGTAGGTAATATTATCTTAAAATTTGCCGAATCTTTTTACGAAGTAATGAAGCCCAAGATTGCCGATACCGACTTTGTAGAGCTATACAATTTTGAGAACTATGGGGGTATTCCTATTCTGGGAGTTCAAGGTGTGGCTATAATTGGTCATGGTATTTCAGGCCCTACTGCTTACAAAAATATGATATTACGTGCCAAAGACATCGTTCAGGCAAATTTAATAAACAAGCTGACTGCCGCTTTTCTAACCCAAAACGCTGAATAA
- the rpmF gene encoding 50S ribosomal protein L32: MPNPKRRHSKTRRDKRRTHDKLTAKPLYLDPINGQPTVYHRVNIASGYYRGRKVMKGTDD, from the coding sequence ATGCCAAATCCCAAACGCCGTCATTCCAAGACTCGCCGTGACAAACGTAGAACACATGATAAGCTAACTGCAAAACCGCTCTACTTAGATCCAATTAACGGCCAGCCAACGGTATATCACCGTGTAAATATCGCCAGTGGATACTACCGCGGCAGAAAAGTAATGAAAGGTACTGATGATTAA